A stretch of Candidatus Sphingomonas phytovorans DNA encodes these proteins:
- a CDS encoding accessory factor UbiK family protein — protein sequence MQSDNKIFDDFVKFMNGAAGTLAGMGREAEQGARSRAKEWIGGLDFVSRDEFEAVKAMAAAARDDADALRARLDALEAKAAPAAPKKTKAGA from the coding sequence ATGCAGTCCGACAACAAGATTTTCGACGATTTCGTGAAGTTCATGAACGGCGCCGCCGGTACGCTGGCCGGCATGGGTCGTGAAGCTGAGCAGGGCGCCCGGTCCAGGGCCAAGGAGTGGATCGGCGGTCTCGATTTCGTCAGCCGCGACGAGTTCGAGGCGGTGAAGGCCATGGCCGCGGCCGCCCGCGACGATGCGGATGCGCTGCGCGCGCGGCTCGACGCGCTCGAGGCCAAGGCAGCCCCGGCCGCCCCCAAGAAGACCAAAGCAGGAGCCTGA
- a CDS encoding alpha/beta hydrolase codes for MGSFSPHDPAQPTILTVPGLGGSGPSHWQSLWESARPDTVRVELGMWNTPHRNAWVTKLDQAIRSAQAPVILAAHSLGCLAVAWWAELTRQPYGWPVAGALLVAPADVDLPDAQVDLKAFAPTPIAPLPFPSILVASRDDPWITIERAHSLAATWGSHFVDAGEQGHINAASGIGWWSEGQELLDRVIHAAGDRKGRPRPPGDARSILAVNATDAAQAHYLGESAR; via the coding sequence ATGGGAAGCTTTTCGCCCCACGACCCGGCCCAACCAACGATCCTGACCGTCCCCGGTCTCGGCGGATCCGGCCCTTCGCACTGGCAAAGCCTGTGGGAAAGCGCCCGGCCGGATACCGTCCGCGTCGAGCTCGGCATGTGGAATACCCCGCATCGCAACGCCTGGGTGACCAAGCTCGACCAGGCGATCCGATCGGCGCAGGCGCCGGTCATCCTCGCCGCGCACAGCCTTGGCTGTCTCGCCGTCGCCTGGTGGGCCGAGCTCACGCGCCAGCCCTATGGCTGGCCGGTCGCCGGCGCGCTGCTGGTCGCACCGGCCGATGTCGACCTCCCGGATGCGCAGGTCGATCTGAAGGCGTTCGCGCCCACACCGATCGCCCCGCTGCCCTTCCCGTCGATCCTCGTCGCCAGCCGCGACGATCCCTGGATCACGATCGAGCGGGCCCATAGCCTCGCGGCGACATGGGGCAGCCATTTCGTCGATGCCGGCGAACAGGGCCATATCAACGCGGCCAGCGGGATTGGCTGGTGGAGCGAGGGGCAGGAACTGCTCGATCGAGTCATCCATGCCGCCGGCGACCGCAAGGGCCGCCCCCGCCCGCCCGGCGACGCGCGCTCGATCCTCGCGGTCAACGCGACGGATGCGGCACAGGCTCATTATCTGGGCGAAAGCGCACGGTAG
- a CDS encoding branched-chain amino acid aminotransferase, which translates to MLDITIDGRAGAGLTFTHVPHQAPVDVNERACLLENPGFGRVFTDHMVTIRYNETEGWHDARVEPRAPFQMDASSAVLHYAQEIFEGMKAYRLADGGTALFRPEANAARFRSSAQRMAMAELPEDLFLESIRQLVRIDHEWIPTAGGGSLYLRPFMIASEVFLGVKPSAEYIYAVIASSVGAYFKGGASAVTLWVSQDYTRAAPGGTGAAKCGGNYATSLVAQAEAIRQGCDQVLFLDAAERRWIEELGGMNIFFVFDDGTLVTPPLTGTILPGITRDSILTLARDMGLTAREEPYSIDQCRADAESGRLREAFACGTAAVVAPIGQMKMRGGDFTIGTGGPGQTTLRMLNALTDIQRANAPDPHGWLDRLD; encoded by the coding sequence ATGCTCGACATAACCATCGACGGACGCGCGGGCGCTGGCCTGACCTTTACGCACGTGCCGCATCAGGCGCCCGTCGATGTGAACGAGCGTGCGTGCCTTCTTGAAAACCCCGGATTCGGGCGAGTCTTCACTGACCATATGGTGACGATCCGCTACAATGAGACCGAGGGATGGCATGACGCGCGCGTCGAGCCACGGGCACCGTTCCAGATGGATGCGTCCTCTGCCGTGCTGCATTACGCGCAGGAGATTTTCGAAGGCATGAAGGCCTATCGCCTCGCCGATGGTGGCACGGCGCTGTTCAGGCCCGAGGCCAATGCTGCGCGTTTCCGCAGCTCGGCCCAGCGGATGGCGATGGCTGAATTGCCCGAGGACCTCTTCCTCGAATCGATTCGGCAGCTCGTGCGGATCGATCACGAGTGGATCCCGACGGCTGGCGGCGGTTCGCTTTATCTGCGGCCGTTCATGATTGCGAGCGAGGTGTTCCTCGGGGTCAAGCCATCGGCCGAGTATATCTATGCGGTGATCGCGTCGTCGGTCGGGGCCTATTTCAAGGGCGGCGCGTCGGCAGTCACCTTGTGGGTGTCGCAAGACTATACCCGCGCCGCGCCCGGCGGGACCGGCGCCGCGAAGTGCGGCGGCAACTATGCCACCAGCCTCGTCGCGCAGGCGGAGGCGATTCGCCAGGGCTGCGACCAGGTGCTGTTCCTCGATGCGGCCGAACGCCGCTGGATCGAGGAACTCGGTGGCATGAACATCTTTTTCGTGTTCGATGACGGCACGCTCGTCACCCCGCCGCTGACCGGCACGATCCTGCCCGGCATCACCCGGGATTCGATCCTGACGCTGGCGCGCGACATGGGGCTGACCGCGCGCGAGGAACCTTATTCGATCGATCAGTGCCGCGCCGATGCGGAAAGCGGCCGGCTGCGCGAGGCGTTTGCCTGCGGCACCGCCGCGGTGGTCGCGCCGATCGGCCAGATGAAGATGCGTGGCGGCGATTTCACCATCGGCACCGGCGGTCCGGGCCAGACGACGTTGCGCATGCTCAACGCGCTGACCGATATCCAGCGCGCCAACGCGCCTGATCCGCACGGATGGCTGGATCGGCTCGACTGA
- the proC gene encoding pyrroline-5-carboxylate reductase, which translates to MSLENLWLIGCGNMGGAMLRRWIASGVVAADRVDVVNRADRDLPEGVRQARELPEGPLPDMVMLGMKPQQLDEIAGRFAGRLAGVPVLVSILAGVEGTALARRFDAGAIVRAMPNLPVGIGRGVVGLHSDDADAKARDSVSALMAPLGLVEWIADEGLFDVVTALAGSGPGFLYRVIDALAQGGIALGLPADQAQRMAIATVEGSAMLAAEADVSPAMLADRVASPGGSTRAGLNVLDRDDALKTLLRETLAASTRRNAEMADAAR; encoded by the coding sequence GTGAGCCTGGAGAATCTCTGGCTGATCGGCTGCGGCAACATGGGCGGTGCGATGCTGCGCCGCTGGATCGCCTCCGGTGTGGTCGCGGCGGATCGGGTCGACGTCGTCAACCGTGCCGATCGCGATCTGCCGGAGGGTGTACGGCAGGCGCGCGAACTGCCCGAAGGGCCTTTGCCCGACATGGTGATGCTGGGGATGAAGCCCCAGCAGCTTGACGAGATTGCGGGCCGCTTCGCCGGCCGGCTCGCGGGCGTGCCGGTGCTGGTCTCGATCCTCGCGGGTGTTGAGGGTACCGCGCTGGCCAGGCGATTCGATGCCGGGGCGATCGTGCGGGCGATGCCCAATCTGCCGGTGGGGATCGGCCGGGGGGTGGTCGGGCTTCATTCGGACGATGCCGACGCGAAGGCGCGCGACTCGGTCTCGGCACTGATGGCGCCGCTTGGCCTTGTCGAGTGGATTGCTGATGAGGGCCTGTTCGACGTCGTGACCGCGCTTGCGGGAAGCGGGCCGGGTTTCCTCTACCGTGTCATCGATGCGCTGGCCCAGGGCGGCATCGCGCTCGGCCTGCCCGCCGATCAGGCGCAGCGCATGGCGATCGCCACGGTCGAGGGATCCGCCATGCTGGCAGCGGAAGCCGATGTTTCGCCCGCCATGCTGGCGGATCGCGTCGCGAGCCCTGGCGGCTCGACTCGCGCGGGGCTGAATGTCCTCGATCGCGACGATGCGTTGAAGACTTTGCTGCGCGAAACCCTCGCCGCATCAACACGCCGTAACGCTGAAATGGCGGACGCGGCGCGCTAG
- a CDS encoding YbjN domain-containing protein: protein MLDEADYERDDAAPIDMLESYFAAHGWEHERQDDEVIAKVKGSWTQYELRALWRDEDSVIQFLAFPDIRVTDERRSAIYEAIGLINEQLWVGHFELWSSSGILLYRHAAMIEGENGTMSLGAAELLVESAIDECERFYPVFQFVLWGGKTPKEALAAAMTETQGEA from the coding sequence ATGCTCGACGAAGCCGATTACGAACGCGACGACGCCGCGCCCATCGATATGCTCGAAAGCTATTTCGCGGCGCATGGCTGGGAACATGAGCGCCAGGACGACGAGGTCATCGCCAAGGTAAAGGGCAGCTGGACTCAATATGAGCTCCGGGCGCTGTGGCGTGACGAAGACAGCGTCATCCAGTTCCTCGCCTTCCCGGATATCCGTGTCACGGACGAGCGCCGAAGTGCGATCTACGAGGCGATCGGGCTGATCAACGAGCAACTCTGGGTCGGGCATTTCGAGCTTTGGTCGTCCAGCGGCATCCTGCTCTATCGCCATGCCGCGATGATCGAGGGCGAGAACGGCACCATGTCGCTCGGCGCGGCTGAACTGCTGGTCGAATCGGCGATCGACGAGTGCGAGCGCTTCTATCCCGTGTTCCAGTTCGTGCTGTGGGGCGGCAAGACGCCCAAGGAAGCTCTCGCGGCGGCGATGACCGAGACCCAGGGCGAGGCGTGA
- a CDS encoding TlyA family RNA methyltransferase: protein MAKLRADQVLVDRGLAESRTRAQALIMAGLVFAGDRKIDKPGQQVAGDVVLDVRGRDHPWVSRGGIKLAHGLDHFGWDVKGAVAIDVGSSTGGFTDVLLTRGAARVYAVDSGTNQLAWKLRQDQRVIVHEQTSARILTATHIPERVDLIVCDASFIGLAKVLDVPMGFAKEEARLLALVKPQFEAGREEVGKGGVVRDPAVHARVCAEVSAWVQSRGWQVEGIAESPITGPEGNIEFLLAAKRVGGNPPETE, encoded by the coding sequence ATGGCCAAGCTTCGCGCCGATCAGGTCCTTGTCGATCGCGGCCTTGCCGAGAGCCGGACGCGCGCGCAGGCGCTGATCATGGCCGGGCTGGTCTTCGCGGGTGACCGCAAGATCGACAAGCCGGGGCAGCAGGTCGCGGGGGACGTCGTGCTCGATGTACGCGGGCGCGATCATCCCTGGGTCTCGCGTGGCGGGATCAAGCTGGCGCATGGGCTCGATCATTTCGGCTGGGACGTGAAGGGTGCGGTCGCCATCGACGTCGGCTCTTCGACCGGTGGCTTCACCGACGTGCTGCTCACGCGCGGCGCGGCGCGGGTCTATGCGGTCGACAGCGGCACCAACCAGCTCGCTTGGAAGCTGCGCCAGGATCAGCGCGTGATCGTCCACGAACAGACAAGCGCGCGGATCCTGACGGCGACGCATATTCCCGAGCGGGTCGACCTGATCGTGTGCGATGCGAGTTTCATCGGCCTTGCCAAGGTGCTCGACGTGCCGATGGGGTTCGCGAAGGAAGAGGCACGATTGCTCGCGCTGGTGAAGCCGCAATTCGAGGCGGGGCGGGAGGAAGTCGGGAAAGGCGGCGTGGTGCGCGACCCGGCCGTGCATGCGCGTGTCTGCGCTGAGGTTTCAGCCTGGGTGCAATCGCGCGGCTGGCAAGTCGAGGGCATTGCCGAGAGCCCGATCACTGGCCCGGAAGGCAATATCGAGTTCCTGCTGGCGGCGAAACGAGTCGGCGGAAACCCGCCTGAAACGGAGTGA
- a CDS encoding helix-turn-helix domain-containing protein: MAAPSTSASPLFLREPELRRGMELLYFGNSHLTRAIDRGLAAQGLGRAHHRALYFIARQPDMTVSDLLALLAITKQSLGRVLTELGDRGLVETRPGERDRRQRLLRLTDAGKALENELFEALRERLSSAYASAGQSAVSGFWAVLEGLIPENERPRIEGLRA; the protein is encoded by the coding sequence ATGGCAGCCCCATCAACGTCAGCATCGCCGCTTTTCCTGCGAGAGCCCGAGCTCCGCCGCGGCATGGAGTTGCTCTACTTCGGCAACAGCCACCTCACGCGCGCGATCGATCGCGGGCTTGCGGCCCAGGGCCTCGGCCGGGCGCACCACCGCGCGCTCTATTTCATCGCGCGCCAGCCCGACATGACCGTCAGCGATCTGCTTGCGCTCCTCGCGATTACCAAGCAGTCGCTCGGCCGCGTCCTGACCGAACTGGGCGATCGCGGGCTGGTCGAGACGCGACCGGGCGAACGCGACCGGCGGCAACGCCTGTTGCGCCTGACGGATGCCGGAAAGGCGCTCGAGAACGAGCTGTTCGAGGCGCTGCGGGAGCGACTGTCCTCAGCTTATGCCAGCGCCGGGCAATCAGCCGTCAGCGGCTTCTGGGCAGTGCTCGAAGGACTGATCCCTGAAAACGAACGCCCCCGTATCGAGGGCCTGCGCGCCTGA
- a CDS encoding tryptophan-rich sensory protein has protein sequence MREIASKQQLRLAFMRWAVVTVPFILLLGFTSARLAPSGSANSWYAALVKPAETPPDWAFPAAWTTIYILMGVALAMIIHARGSRLRGPAITLFAVQMAVNLVWSPLFFGMHQVTWSLVTIGVMFVLALATTMLFGRIRSSAAWLLVPYLAWLVYAGLLMYRIAELNPGAETLVPSSSTSQIINI, from the coding sequence TTGAGGGAAATCGCATCGAAACAGCAGCTCCGGCTGGCGTTCATGCGCTGGGCGGTCGTCACCGTCCCGTTCATCCTGCTGCTCGGGTTCACATCGGCCCGGCTGGCGCCGAGTGGTTCGGCCAACAGCTGGTATGCCGCGCTCGTCAAACCCGCCGAGACGCCGCCCGACTGGGCCTTCCCGGCTGCCTGGACCACGATCTATATCCTGATGGGCGTGGCGCTGGCGATGATCATCCATGCACGCGGATCGCGGCTGCGCGGCCCCGCGATCACCCTGTTCGCGGTCCAGATGGCGGTGAACCTGGTCTGGTCGCCCCTGTTCTTCGGCATGCACCAGGTGACATGGTCACTGGTGACGATCGGCGTGATGTTCGTACTCGCCCTCGCTACGACGATGCTGTTCGGGCGGATTCGGTCGAGCGCGGCGTGGCTGTTGGTGCCGTATCTGGCATGGCTGGTCTATGCCGGGCTGCTGATGTACCGGATCGCCGAGCTCAATCCCGGGGCCGAAACCCTTGTGCCGTCGTCCTCGACGTCCCAGATCATCAATATCTGA
- a CDS encoding Crp/Fnr family transcriptional regulator, whose protein sequence is MYTRNFLKTHQTPKLSEAEAASLEAAVGRTAEFRAKQIIVRQQVPLTQCTLLLEGFVERYKDTPEGRRQILAIHVPGDFVDLHSYPLKRLEHSVAALTAVKVALFPHPAIRALTEQSPTLTELLWRSTLIDAAINREWIVSIGARSAAVRLAHLFCEMYMRLQRVGMTDGMRFAFPLTQIDLADATGLTPVHANRMLRQLREQGLVEFRAGTATILDWAALRSFAEFDPGYLFLE, encoded by the coding sequence ATGTACACGCGAAATTTCCTGAAAACCCACCAGACCCCGAAGCTTAGCGAAGCCGAGGCTGCATCGCTGGAAGCCGCGGTAGGGCGTACCGCTGAATTCAGGGCGAAGCAGATCATCGTGCGCCAGCAGGTGCCGCTGACTCAATGCACCCTGCTGCTCGAAGGCTTTGTCGAGCGCTACAAGGATACGCCGGAGGGCCGTCGGCAGATCCTCGCGATCCACGTGCCGGGCGATTTCGTGGATCTGCACAGCTATCCGTTGAAGCGGCTCGAACATTCGGTTGCCGCGCTGACGGCGGTGAAGGTCGCCCTGTTCCCGCATCCGGCGATCCGTGCGCTGACGGAGCAGTCGCCGACATTGACTGAATTGCTGTGGCGATCGACGCTGATCGATGCCGCGATCAACCGCGAATGGATCGTGTCGATCGGCGCGCGCTCCGCGGCGGTGCGGCTCGCGCACCTGTTCTGCGAGATGTACATGCGGCTCCAGCGCGTCGGCATGACCGACGGCATGCGCTTCGCCTTCCCGCTGACCCAGATCGACCTCGCCGATGCGACAGGGCTGACGCCGGTCCATGCCAATCGCATGCTGCGGCAGTTGCGCGAACAGGGGCTGGTCGAGTTCCGTGCTGGCACCGCCACGATCCTCGACTGGGCTGCCTTGCGCAGCTTTGCCGAATTCGACCCGGGCTATCTGTTCCTGGAGTGA